From Cecembia calidifontis, one genomic window encodes:
- a CDS encoding deoxyhypusine synthase family protein: protein MKITEFLKHNYRHFNAAALIDAAEGYKAHLDNNGKMMITLAGAMSTAELGISLAEMIRQDKVQIISCTGANLEEDVFNLVAHNYYERIPNYRDLSPEQEQDLLERHMNRVTDTCIPEMEAMRRIENVILEEWMKADQAGESYFPHEFFYKILLSGKLDESFQIDPKNSWLLEAAKKNLPMVVPGWEDSTLGNMYAGHVISGDIKNVHTVRSGIEYMIFLAEWYTNNAKEESTVGFFQIGGGIAGDFPICVVPMLHQDLQRDNVPLWGYFCQISDSTTSYGSYSGAVPNEKITWGKLGLETPKYIIESDATIVAPLVFAIVLDQ, encoded by the coding sequence ATGAAAATTACAGAATTTTTAAAACATAATTACAGACACTTCAATGCTGCTGCCCTAATTGATGCAGCAGAAGGTTATAAAGCACATTTGGACAATAATGGCAAAATGATGATTACCCTTGCAGGTGCCATGTCCACAGCAGAACTTGGAATTTCCCTGGCAGAAATGATCCGTCAGGATAAAGTTCAGATCATTTCCTGTACGGGTGCCAACCTTGAAGAAGACGTTTTTAACCTGGTTGCGCACAATTATTATGAAAGAATTCCAAATTATAGGGATCTTTCACCAGAACAGGAACAAGATTTGCTTGAGCGTCATATGAATAGGGTAACTGATACCTGCATTCCCGAAATGGAAGCCATGAGAAGGATCGAAAACGTGATCCTGGAAGAGTGGATGAAAGCAGACCAAGCTGGAGAAAGTTATTTTCCACATGAGTTTTTCTATAAAATCCTTCTTTCAGGCAAACTGGACGAATCCTTCCAGATCGACCCAAAAAATTCCTGGCTTTTGGAAGCTGCCAAAAAGAATCTACCAATGGTAGTTCCAGGATGGGAAGATTCCACTTTGGGTAATATGTACGCCGGACACGTGATTTCAGGGGACATTAAAAATGTCCACACGGTAAGAAGTGGAATCGAGTACATGATCTTTTTAGCAGAATGGTACACCAACAATGCCAAAGAAGAAAGTACGGTAGGTTTCTTCCAGATCGGCGGCGGTATCGCAGGTGATTTCCCTATTTGCGTAGTGCCGATGTTGCACCAGGATTTACAGCGTGATAATGTTCCATTGTGGGGTTATTTCTGTCAGATTTCAGATTCCACCACATCCTATGGTTCTTATTCTGGAGCTGTTCCCAATGAAAAAATTACTTGGGGTAAATTAGGTTTGGAAACCCCAAAGTATATCATTGAATCTGATGCGACCATCGTAGCACCATTAGTGTTTGCTATCGTATTGGATCAATAA
- a CDS encoding histone deacetylase family protein, translating into MLKIAWSPKYCHPLPEGHRFPMEKYNLLPEQLLYEGTVKDENFFTPEALSKDWILNTHKKSYLEKLEQLSLSKSEIRKTGFPLSKELVEREIHIMHGSVQAALYALEFGVAMNIAGGTHHAFSDRGEGFCLLNDIAITANYLLDNRLSKKILVVDLDVHQGNGTAEIFQKEPKVFTFSMHGAANYPMHKEKSDLDIGLPDKIEDQEYLSILEQYLEPLIDKVEPDFIIFQSGVDVLASDKLGRLGLSIQGCKERDRKVLEAAKRHHIPIMCCMGGGYSHKISQIVEAHANTYRLAQDIFF; encoded by the coding sequence ATGTTAAAGATTGCCTGGTCTCCGAAATATTGCCATCCTTTACCGGAAGGACATAGATTTCCAATGGAAAAATACAATCTCCTTCCTGAACAGTTGCTTTACGAAGGCACTGTAAAAGATGAAAACTTCTTTACTCCGGAAGCCTTAAGCAAGGATTGGATTCTCAATACCCACAAAAAAAGCTATTTGGAAAAACTGGAGCAATTGTCTCTCAGCAAATCTGAAATCAGAAAAACAGGATTTCCATTGAGTAAAGAACTGGTTGAAAGGGAGATCCACATCATGCACGGCTCGGTTCAGGCAGCCTTATATGCTTTAGAATTTGGTGTGGCCATGAATATTGCAGGAGGAACGCACCATGCATTTTCTGACAGGGGAGAAGGTTTCTGCCTTTTAAACGATATCGCCATCACAGCCAATTATTTACTCGACAATAGGCTTTCAAAAAAGATTTTAGTAGTGGATCTGGATGTACACCAGGGAAACGGTACTGCTGAAATTTTCCAAAAAGAACCCAAGGTATTTACTTTCAGTATGCATGGCGCAGCCAACTATCCCATGCACAAAGAAAAATCTGATCTTGACATTGGCCTTCCGGATAAAATAGAAGATCAGGAATATCTTAGTATATTGGAGCAATACTTAGAGCCTTTGATTGATAAAGTTGAACCGGATTTCATTATTTTCCAATCAGGTGTAGATGTACTGGCCTCAGATAAATTAGGAAGGTTAGGCTTGAGTATCCAAGGTTGTAAAGAAAGGGATAGAAAAGTATTGGAAGCTGCAAAAAGGCACCATATTCCTATTATGTGCTGCATGGGAGGTGGGTATTCCCATAAAATTAGCCAAATTGTAGAGGCGCATGCCAATACTTACAGATTGGCACAGGATATATTCTTTTAA
- a CDS encoding OmpA family protein, protein MKIKKSIRKASSLLLLAFSVFKASFAQDIRPLSEINSPYNESHAVRSPLGELYFSVGYHPENTGGTTDSGDIWMSQPISNGKWSKPARIKPLSTPGNDVVVGFTGPSNILIYHDGQQMPQGIHMYSKNGNNWRYEKKLNIPDFKNQSSHFSGRLAADGKSIIMSLQKDGGEGNEDIYITFKKSETEWTTPLNLGPIINTFGQEQTPYLTNDNNTLYFSSNFKANGRGKDIYYAQRRDESWKNWSQPKELSTANTIGSESNYAKIFDDEDLALFTTTSNSEGMGDFMVIAFEKLVLSEEDSVVSPEDFIALNQDQQELPISDSLKQEIVSSVPDSISGPPAIEKRVESRKEEVKTVETETVVKREIAEETKVVNIDPANDKKVNREEELNFVQIRDQRNKKPIDYRITIADDVEKKVLKNQDEMQQEWEKWNWNYIEVSAKGYIPNSLTVEEWQHLKDKTLQMVQARAGARKVLSNIQFIRGTADLADARSIQELDLLVDFMKENEQVKIRLEGHTDNAGDPELNKELSLSRASKIRAYMTLKGIDFERIRITGWGGSKPIADNATEQGREINRRVEMYIDR, encoded by the coding sequence ATGAAAATCAAAAAATCCATTAGAAAAGCAAGCAGCCTCCTACTGCTTGCTTTTTCAGTTTTTAAGGCATCCTTTGCCCAAGATATCAGGCCATTATCTGAAATCAATTCTCCTTATAACGAATCTCATGCGGTAAGATCTCCGCTCGGGGAATTGTATTTTTCTGTTGGCTACCATCCGGAAAATACAGGAGGTACTACAGATTCAGGAGATATCTGGATGAGCCAACCCATTTCCAATGGTAAATGGAGCAAACCGGCAAGGATCAAACCTCTTTCCACCCCAGGAAATGATGTAGTAGTAGGATTCACTGGTCCCAGCAATATTTTGATATACCATGACGGCCAACAGATGCCACAGGGAATCCACATGTATTCCAAAAATGGTAACAATTGGAGGTATGAAAAAAAATTGAATATACCGGATTTTAAAAACCAATCTTCCCACTTCAGTGGGAGACTTGCCGCAGATGGCAAATCAATTATCATGTCCCTACAAAAAGATGGGGGAGAAGGCAATGAAGATATTTACATCACTTTCAAGAAATCAGAAACAGAATGGACTACTCCTTTAAACCTTGGCCCAATTATCAATACCTTCGGCCAAGAACAAACACCCTATTTGACCAATGACAATAATACGCTCTATTTTTCCTCCAATTTCAAAGCCAACGGTAGGGGCAAAGATATCTATTATGCCCAAAGACGTGATGAAAGTTGGAAAAACTGGAGCCAGCCCAAAGAACTATCAACAGCCAATACCATAGGATCCGAATCCAATTATGCAAAGATTTTTGATGATGAGGATCTTGCATTATTTACCACCACCTCCAATTCTGAAGGCATGGGGGATTTTATGGTGATAGCTTTTGAAAAATTGGTCCTAAGCGAGGAAGATAGTGTAGTCAGTCCAGAGGATTTTATTGCCCTGAACCAGGATCAACAAGAGTTGCCCATATCGGATAGCTTAAAACAAGAGATAGTAAGTTCCGTTCCTGACTCCATTTCCGGTCCTCCTGCTATAGAAAAACGAGTAGAATCTAGAAAGGAAGAAGTGAAAACTGTCGAAACCGAAACAGTTGTAAAAAGGGAAATAGCAGAAGAAACCAAAGTGGTGAATATTGACCCTGCCAATGATAAGAAAGTCAACCGTGAGGAAGAATTGAATTTTGTTCAAATCAGGGATCAGAGAAACAAGAAGCCAATTGACTATAGAATTACCATTGCTGATGATGTAGAGAAGAAGGTCTTGAAAAACCAGGACGAAATGCAGCAGGAATGGGAAAAATGGAACTGGAATTATATAGAAGTTAGTGCAAAAGGCTATATACCAAATAGTTTGACGGTAGAAGAATGGCAGCATTTAAAAGACAAGACGCTGCAAATGGTTCAGGCAAGAGCTGGGGCAAGAAAGGTTTTGAGCAATATTCAATTCATCCGAGGTACTGCAGATTTAGCAGATGCAAGATCAATACAGGAACTTGACTTATTGGTCGATTTCATGAAGGAAAACGAGCAGGTAAAAATCAGATTGGAAGGGCACACGGACAATGCAGGCGATCCGGAACTGAATAAGGAACTTTCTCTGAGTCGGGCTTCAAAAATCCGGGCTTATATGACCTTAAAGGGAATTGATTTTGAAAGGATAAGAATTACGGGTTGGGGAGGATCAAAACCTATAGCCGATAATGCCACAGAACAGGGAAGGGAAATCAACAGAAGGGTAGAGATGTATATAGACAGATAA
- a CDS encoding OmpH family outer membrane protein yields MSSRARGFEQEVANFEQTASSMTMNQARAKQEELVRKERNLMTYRDNLMQELSADEAKLYSDVYDKVQEYLTQYAEEKDLEMILSYTRGGAIWYSKKALDVTEDVIAGLNKKYAEEKKPAEKK; encoded by the coding sequence CTGAGCAGCAGGGCAAGAGGATTTGAGCAAGAAGTTGCCAATTTTGAGCAGACTGCCTCTTCCATGACCATGAATCAAGCCAGGGCAAAACAGGAAGAACTGGTAAGGAAAGAAAGAAACCTAATGACTTACAGGGACAACCTGATGCAGGAACTTTCAGCGGATGAAGCGAAATTGTACTCAGATGTCTATGACAAAGTTCAGGAATACCTTACCCAGTATGCTGAAGAAAAAGACCTGGAGATGATCCTATCCTATACCAGAGGTGGAGCCATTTGGTACTCCAAGAAGGCATTGGATGTTACAGAAGATGTAATTGCAGGATTAAATAAAAAATATGCTGAAGAGAAAAAACCAGCTGAGAAAAAATAA
- a CDS encoding carbohydrate kinase family protein produces the protein MDKKTDIIVIGELLVDLIGHEYRDEIFRTHSFRRFQGGSPANLGANLTRLGKNVHLIASVGKDGMGKYLIHELEKLGLDSSGIKEREDFPTSLVLLSRTEGTPDFIAYREADHYIFPEDIPDEVLKQSKMYHTTCFALSRQPAQRSIMEGAIRAESFGLQLSIDLNYAPAIWPDHMEALHVIESYCSLGPFVKMSQDDAERIFKKVIAPEEAFRQVLDWGAKVVCLTLGKKGSKLWTAEGEKIEVPAEEVLVKGDATGAGDAYWSGFLAAWLDGNNWEQSVKKASKMAALKLSIDGPLPEKVEL, from the coding sequence ATGGATAAAAAAACCGACATTATCGTCATTGGAGAACTGTTAGTAGACCTGATAGGCCATGAATACAGGGATGAGATTTTTAGAACCCATTCATTTAGAAGATTTCAGGGTGGAAGTCCGGCTAATTTAGGCGCAAATCTTACCAGACTCGGAAAAAATGTACACCTGATAGCCAGTGTGGGAAAAGATGGCATGGGAAAATACCTGATTCATGAGTTGGAAAAGTTGGGCCTGGATAGTTCCGGCATCAAAGAAAGGGAGGATTTTCCCACCTCCTTGGTCCTTTTGTCAAGGACAGAAGGGACACCTGATTTCATTGCTTACAGGGAGGCAGATCATTACATTTTTCCTGAAGATATCCCAGATGAGGTATTGAAGCAAAGCAAAATGTATCATACGACCTGCTTTGCTTTGAGCAGACAACCCGCACAAAGGTCTATCATGGAAGGAGCGATCAGGGCAGAAAGCTTTGGTCTTCAGTTAAGCATTGACCTGAATTATGCACCTGCTATCTGGCCTGACCATATGGAAGCTTTGCATGTGATTGAAAGTTATTGTTCCCTTGGCCCATTTGTAAAAATGAGCCAGGATGATGCAGAGAGAATCTTTAAAAAAGTAATAGCTCCTGAGGAAGCCTTCCGCCAGGTTTTGGACTGGGGAGCCAAAGTGGTCTGCTTGACGCTGGGAAAGAAAGGCAGTAAACTCTGGACTGCTGAGGGTGAAAAAATAGAAGTACCAGCCGAAGAAGTCTTAGTCAAAGGTGATGCAACCGGTGCCGGAGATGCCTATTGGTCAGGATTTCTTGCGGCATGGCTGGATGGGAACAATTGGGAGCAAAGCGTCAAAAAGGCATCAAAAATGGCAGCACTGAAGCTTTCTATAGACGGTCCTTTGCCGGAAAAGGTGGAATTATAA
- a CDS encoding TrmH family RNA methyltransferase, whose product MMNKEKEFLEYLKDYITPHKIKLIEKILNQRTRYFTVVLENIFKPHNASAVLRTADCFGIQDIHIIEKENSYKINPYVTRGASQWVDIYKYENTEGMAVQDCYKNLRDLGYQILATSPRAGSIPIHDLVPNRKIALVFGNEHEGVSEEAIHQADGLVHIPMYGFTESFNISVSASIFLFDLLRKAQSLQIPDFHLSEAEKDVLRSKWYRGLVNQVEIHEKEFYKKLKK is encoded by the coding sequence ATGATGAATAAAGAAAAAGAGTTTTTGGAGTATCTCAAAGATTATATTACACCCCACAAAATCAAACTCATAGAAAAAATTTTAAACCAGAGGACAAGGTATTTTACCGTAGTTCTGGAAAATATTTTTAAACCCCATAATGCTTCCGCTGTACTTAGGACAGCAGATTGTTTTGGTATACAGGATATCCATATCATAGAAAAAGAAAATTCTTACAAGATCAATCCCTATGTGACAAGAGGAGCGTCCCAATGGGTAGATATCTACAAATATGAAAATACGGAAGGAATGGCTGTACAGGACTGCTACAAAAATTTAAGAGATCTTGGATATCAGATTCTTGCAACAAGTCCCAGGGCCGGTAGCATTCCTATCCATGACTTGGTTCCAAACCGAAAAATTGCACTGGTGTTTGGCAATGAGCATGAAGGGGTGAGTGAAGAGGCAATCCACCAGGCAGATGGTTTGGTCCATATTCCCATGTATGGATTTACAGAAAGTTTCAATATCTCAGTTTCTGCCTCAATTTTCCTATTTGACCTACTCCGAAAGGCTCAAAGTTTGCAGATTCCGGATTTTCATCTATCTGAAGCTGAAAAAGATGTACTACGTTCCAAATGGTACAGGGGCTTGGTCAATCAGGTGGAGATACATGAAAAAGAATTTTATAAGAAATTGAAAAAGTGA
- a CDS encoding helix-turn-helix domain-containing protein produces MMDFKKDDEFISELLKADEGEVLDFKQSINKSSKIAKTMVAFANTKGGKIAIGISDRKKITGIDVDEELFMIEKANKEYCFPPVEFSYEVYEIDRIEGKELVEELHVLIINVLASSQGHFYKNPDSSLTRYVRVKDESVPV; encoded by the coding sequence ATGATGGACTTTAAAAAAGATGATGAATTTATTTCAGAGCTTTTGAAAGCTGATGAAGGGGAAGTGCTTGATTTTAAGCAAAGTATAAATAAATCTTCCAAGATTGCTAAAACCATGGTAGCATTTGCCAATACCAAAGGAGGGAAAATTGCCATTGGAATTTCGGACCGCAAAAAGATAACCGGTATCGATGTGGATGAAGAATTGTTTATGATCGAAAAAGCCAATAAGGAGTATTGTTTCCCCCCAGTAGAATTTTCATATGAGGTATATGAGATTGACCGCATCGAAGGAAAAGAACTGGTAGAAGAACTCCATGTGCTCATTATAAACGTTTTAGCTTCCTCACAGGGTCATTTTTACAAAAATCCAGACAGTTCTTTAACCAGGTATGTCAGAGTTAAAGACGAATCAGTGCCTGTTTGA
- a CDS encoding phage holin family protein: protein MSKSRDTINILLQLVLAGIAVLIAQYILPGVHVESFLTAIVVAALIALLNITIKPLLILLTIPITILTLGLFLLALNAILILIAAAIVPGFSVDGFWWALLFGLILGLINSLLGVSLGE, encoded by the coding sequence ATGAGCAAATCCAGAGATACTATAAATATCCTCCTCCAGCTTGTATTGGCAGGTATTGCAGTACTGATTGCCCAGTACATTCTTCCTGGGGTTCATGTGGAAAGTTTTTTGACTGCCATTGTGGTGGCAGCCTTGATAGCCTTGCTGAACATTACCATAAAACCCCTTTTGATACTTTTGACCATACCTATTACTATATTGACATTAGGTCTTTTTCTATTGGCTTTGAATGCAATACTTATTTTAATTGCAGCGGCAATCGTTCCGGGTTTTTCGGTTGATGGTTTCTGGTGGGCATTACTATTTGGACTTATCCTTGGACTGATCAATTCGCTTCTGGGTGTTTCACTTGGAGAATAG
- a CDS encoding LacI family DNA-binding transcriptional regulator yields MTEKRKLTLKDIAKELNISVSTASRALKSHPDISEETIRMVKEFAEKHNYVPNALAVNFRKNKTYNIGLIVPELVHHFFSTVISGAINAAKKRRYNVLVSQSNDILEDEITACRTMLASSVDGLLISISNETLEGEHIKTLIEEGKPVIQFDKISDLIDTPKVIVDDFEGAYKAVSHLIDQGYKKIAHIRGRLEVKNANERARGYKKALEDRGLEFDPEWVKVCSLINEQEGYDFAKELLEGKNPPDAIFCITDLVALGVLKFLKEKAVPIPEEMGVLGFSNWKLAEIVHPGLSSVDQHGYFMGETAANMLISILENEKELVNETLEIKTDLIIRDSTLKNPSIC; encoded by the coding sequence ATGACCGAAAAAAGGAAACTTACACTGAAGGATATTGCCAAGGAACTGAACATTTCCGTATCTACTGCTTCAAGGGCATTAAAATCACACCCGGATATTTCAGAAGAAACCATCAGAATGGTTAAAGAATTTGCTGAAAAACACAATTATGTTCCCAATGCCCTCGCAGTAAATTTTAGGAAGAACAAAACGTACAATATTGGCCTGATTGTCCCTGAACTTGTTCATCATTTTTTCTCTACAGTAATTTCCGGGGCAATAAATGCCGCCAAAAAAAGGAGATATAATGTGCTCGTCAGCCAATCCAATGATATTCTGGAAGATGAAATTACCGCTTGCCGTACCATGTTGGCAAGCAGTGTAGATGGCCTCTTGATTTCCATTTCCAATGAAACACTTGAAGGGGAACATATCAAAACCCTGATAGAGGAAGGAAAACCGGTCATCCAATTTGATAAAATATCCGATCTAATCGACACGCCAAAGGTAATTGTGGATGATTTTGAAGGGGCATATAAAGCTGTTTCCCATCTCATTGACCAGGGATATAAAAAGATAGCCCATATAAGAGGACGTCTTGAGGTTAAAAATGCCAATGAGCGTGCCAGAGGCTACAAAAAAGCCCTGGAAGACCGGGGATTGGAATTTGATCCTGAATGGGTAAAGGTCTGTAGTCTTATCAATGAACAGGAGGGGTATGATTTTGCCAAGGAGCTTTTGGAAGGGAAAAACCCTCCCGATGCCATATTCTGTATTACAGACCTGGTAGCTTTGGGTGTATTGAAATTCCTGAAAGAAAAAGCTGTGCCTATCCCTGAAGAAATGGGGGTTTTAGGTTTCAGTAATTGGAAATTGGCTGAGATCGTCCACCCGGGACTCAGTTCCGTTGACCAACACGGATATTTCATGGGGGAAACAGCCGCCAACATGTTGATTTCTATTTTGGAAAACGAAAAGGAACTTGTAAATGAGACACTTGAGATCAAGACTGACCTGATTATTAGGGATTCAACCTTGAAAAACCCAAGCATTTGTTAA
- a CDS encoding glycoside hydrolase 100 family protein: MVLQIANDKALQLLRNSVTEKGFLASTLPTDNYQRIWARDGVICGLAALASREQDLIQAFKNTLFTLGKHISPYGNVPSNVGIQESQVSYGGLAGRADTGSWWLIGLSLYSKFTGDYSLIEKFKDEVNKVHGLYQAWEYNNKNLIYVPLAGDWADEYILHGYVLYDQVLRYAALKLTGQLLERQEWIDKAEAVKIAIYENYYLNKAWIKSGIHPMAKTKLIERQGEKPFLPASFHPAGYQAYFDALGNALAILFKIHPDPVGCLDWGLNNLGGCVPAFAPIIQKENPDFKLLEENYRFAFRNKPYEFHNGGVWPMVNGFWGLAMYFSKGKTEGEGILELIIGLNRRNDWEFNECFHGRSYEPCGVPYCTWSAAGQLLLEHTISKGFYLLD, from the coding sequence ATGGTTTTACAGATAGCCAATGACAAAGCTTTACAATTGCTGAGAAATTCAGTTACTGAAAAGGGTTTTTTGGCCTCTACCCTTCCCACGGATAATTACCAGAGGATCTGGGCCAGAGACGGAGTAATCTGTGGATTGGCAGCGCTTGCAAGCCGGGAACAGGATTTGATACAAGCCTTCAAAAACACACTTTTTACGCTGGGTAAACACATCAGTCCTTACGGAAATGTTCCCTCTAATGTCGGTATTCAGGAGTCGCAGGTGAGTTACGGTGGACTTGCAGGAAGGGCAGACACAGGAAGCTGGTGGCTGATTGGATTGAGTTTATATTCTAAATTTACCGGGGATTATTCCCTGATTGAAAAGTTCAAGGATGAGGTCAATAAGGTACATGGGCTCTACCAAGCATGGGAATACAATAATAAAAACCTGATTTATGTTCCTTTGGCAGGAGATTGGGCAGATGAATATATATTGCATGGCTATGTGCTTTATGATCAGGTACTGCGGTATGCAGCGCTCAAGCTCACCGGGCAGCTTTTAGAAAGGCAGGAATGGATAGATAAGGCGGAAGCTGTCAAAATTGCCATTTATGAAAATTATTATCTGAACAAAGCTTGGATCAAATCCGGGATTCATCCGATGGCAAAAACGAAACTCATTGAACGACAGGGCGAGAAACCTTTTTTACCTGCTTCTTTTCATCCGGCCGGTTACCAAGCTTATTTTGATGCTTTGGGAAATGCTTTGGCCATTTTATTCAAGATCCATCCGGATCCTGTGGGATGCCTGGATTGGGGTTTGAACAACTTAGGGGGCTGTGTCCCAGCATTTGCCCCAATTATCCAAAAAGAAAACCCTGACTTCAAATTGCTTGAGGAAAATTATCGCTTTGCTTTTAGAAACAAGCCTTATGAATTCCATAATGGCGGCGTCTGGCCCATGGTCAATGGGTTTTGGGGACTGGCCATGTACTTTTCAAAAGGGAAAACCGAAGGTGAAGGGATATTAGAATTGATCATAGGATTGAATAGAAGAAATGATTGGGAATTCAATGAATGTTTTCACGGAAGATCATACGAACCTTGTGGAGTTCCCTATTGTACCTGGAGTGCGGCTGGGCAGTTGCTTTTAGAGCACACCATTTCTAAAGGATTTTATTTATTGGATTGA
- a CDS encoding sodium:solute symporter: MNLELVKGIDLAIMVVYLIGMIFYGLYHAKRQSSEDYFLAGRSMTWPIVGISLFAANISSTTLIGLAGDAYSTGISVYNYEWMAAVILVFFSVFFLPFYLSSGVFTMPEFLERRYDRRSRYYFSLITLIGNVLIETAAGLYAGSLILKLVFPDVNMTLIIMILAFAAAAYTIPGGLSSVVHTEVIQAILLLTGSLILTYVTFQKVGGWENVMAVTPPDMVSLIRPIDDPSVPWTGLLFGVPLLGFYFWANNQFMVQRVLTAKDLNHGRWGALFAGLLKLPVLFFMVLPGTMARVLFPDLDNPDTVFPQLVFNLLPAGLIGLLIAGLLAAMSSSISATLNSASTLITMDFVKNLRPGLSSKQLVRVGQISTVILVLLAAAWTPQIEKFDSLFKYLQMVVGLIAPPVVVVFIWGMFWKRGNADGAFYSLISGFVIAAILIILKVTLPDFPVSQWHFLHTAPLLFVICSTIYVLVSLSGDRPADEKIRDYTWNNKIYTDETASLSQLPWYKNYRVLSVFLLILTFLIVWFYR, from the coding sequence ATGAATTTAGAACTGGTAAAAGGTATCGATCTGGCCATCATGGTTGTTTATCTGATCGGTATGATTTTCTACGGTCTTTACCATGCCAAACGGCAAAGCTCTGAAGACTATTTTTTAGCAGGAAGGAGTATGACCTGGCCCATAGTGGGTATTTCTCTTTTTGCTGCCAATATTTCCAGTACCACGCTGATAGGTCTTGCTGGAGATGCTTACAGTACGGGAATTTCTGTGTACAACTATGAATGGATGGCTGCCGTGATTCTTGTGTTTTTCAGTGTTTTCTTTTTACCTTTTTACTTAAGTTCCGGGGTATTTACAATGCCCGAATTTCTGGAAAGAAGATATGACAGAAGAAGCAGGTATTATTTTTCCTTAATCACCCTGATAGGCAATGTGCTTATTGAAACTGCGGCAGGGCTTTATGCAGGAAGTCTTATCCTCAAACTGGTCTTTCCAGATGTCAATATGACATTGATCATTATGATTTTGGCCTTTGCGGCTGCAGCCTATACCATCCCAGGAGGGCTTTCTTCTGTTGTCCATACGGAAGTGATCCAGGCGATTTTACTTTTGACAGGATCGCTGATTCTTACTTATGTCACTTTCCAAAAAGTGGGCGGGTGGGAAAATGTAATGGCAGTTACGCCTCCTGACATGGTGAGTTTGATCCGGCCAATTGATGATCCTTCCGTACCCTGGACCGGTCTTTTGTTTGGGGTCCCTCTTTTGGGTTTTTATTTCTGGGCCAACAATCAGTTTATGGTTCAGCGGGTCTTAACAGCAAAAGATCTAAACCATGGCAGATGGGGAGCGCTGTTTGCGGGTCTGCTAAAATTACCGGTCTTGTTTTTCATGGTTCTTCCCGGTACCATGGCGAGGGTCTTATTTCCCGATCTTGACAATCCGGATACTGTCTTCCCGCAATTGGTTTTCAACCTATTGCCTGCTGGGCTGATAGGGCTTCTGATTGCGGGACTATTAGCGGCGATGTCTTCAAGTATCAGCGCTACTTTAAATTCAGCCTCCACTCTGATCACGATGGATTTTGTAAAAAATCTTAGGCCCGGACTTAGCAGTAAACAATTGGTCAGGGTTGGACAAATTTCCACCGTAATTTTGGTACTTCTGGCTGCAGCCTGGACCCCACAGATCGAAAAATTTGATTCACTTTTTAAATACCTTCAAATGGTTGTTGGCCTGATTGCACCGCCTGTCGTGGTCGTCTTTATTTGGGGGATGTTTTGGAAAAGAGGGAACGCTGATGGTGCCTTCTATTCTTTGATTTCTGGTTTTGTAATTGCCGCCATTTTGATAATATTGAAAGTTACGCTACCGGATTTCCCGGTATCCCAATGGCATTTCCTTCATACAGCTCCCCTGCTGTTTGTAATCTGTTCTACAATTTATGTGTTGGTCAGCCTTTCAGGTGACCGTCCTGCTGATGAAAAAATCAGGGATTACACATGGAACAATAAAATTTATACCGACGAGACAGCCTCTTTGAGCCAATTGCCCTGGTACAAAAATTACAGGGTGCTTTCTGTATTTCTTCTCATTTTAACTTTCCTGATTGTATGGTTTTACAGATAG
- a CDS encoding 30S ribosomal protein THX — protein MGKGDIKSKKGKINRGTFGASRPRKENNKIARKQKLGLDKK, from the coding sequence ATGGGAAAAGGAGATATCAAATCCAAGAAAGGTAAAATCAACAGAGGTACTTTTGGTGCCAGCAGGCCTAGAAAAGAAAATAACAAAATTGCCAGAAAGCAGAAATTGGGCCTAGACAAGAAATAA